A window from Eubalaena glacialis isolate mEubGla1 chromosome 1, mEubGla1.1.hap2.+ XY, whole genome shotgun sequence encodes these proteins:
- the RASSF4 gene encoding ras association domain-containing protein 4 isoform X3 — translation MSGRSELLSLLKTYNCYHEGRSFQLRHREEEGALIIEGLLNISWGLRRPIRLQIQDDRERMHLSSASWAPGRPKEPPLQDGRVTAQEPSAQAGPREESSRDSSEPMEEDEETPQLMRTKSDAACVIQRRPRCRAPGEAQRIRRHRFSINGHFYNHKTSVFTPAYGSMTNVRVNSTMTTLQVLTLLLNKFRVENGPSEFALYIIHESGERTKLKDSEYPLISRILHGPCEKIARIFLMEADLGEEVPHDVAQYIKFEMPVLDSFVEKLKEEEEREIIKLTMKFQALRLTMLQRLEQLVEAK, via the exons GAAGAAGGGGCTCTGATCATCGAGGGGCTCCTCAACATCTCCTGGGGACTGAGGCGGCCCATCCGGCTCCAGATACAGGATGACAGGGAGCGCATGCACCTCTCCTCCGCCTCCTGGGCACCAGGACGCCC AAAGGAGCCACCTCTTCAGGATGGCAGAGTCACTGCCCAGGAACCAAGCGCTCAGGCCGGACCCAGGGAGGAGAGTTCCAGAGACAGCTCAG AGCCCATGGAGGAGGACGAGGAGACCCCACAGCTTATGCGGACCAAGAGCGATGCAGCCTGTGTGATCCAGAGGCGGCCCAGGTGCCGCGCCCCCGGTGAGGCCCAGAGGATCCGGCGACATCGGTTCTCTATCAACGGGCACTTTTACAACCACAAG ACCTCCGTGTTTACTCCCGCCTATGGGTCCATGACCAACGTGAGAGTCAACAGCACCATGACCACCCTGCAGGTGCTCACCCTGCTGCTGAACAAGTTCCGA GTGGAAAATGGTCCCAGTGAGTTTGCACTCTACATCATTCACGAGTCTGGGG AGAGGACAAAATTAAAAGACTCTGAGTACCCGCTGATTTCCAGAATCCTGCACGGGCCCTGTGAGAAGATCGCCAGGATATTCCTGATGGAAGCTGACTTGGGCGAGGAAGTCCCCCACGAT GTCGCTCAGTACATTAAGTTTGAAATGCCGGTGCTGGACAGTTTtgttgaaaaattaaaagaagaggaggaaagagaaataatcaAACTGACCATGAA GTTCCAAGCCCTGCGTCTGACGATGCTACAGCGCCTGGAGCAGCTGGTGGAGGCCAAGTAG
- the RASSF4 gene encoding ras association domain-containing protein 4 isoform X4: MHLSSASWAPGRPKEPPLQDGRVTAQEPSAQAGPREESSRDSSEPMEEDEETPQLMRTKSDAACVIQRRPRCRAPGEAQRIRRHRFSINGHFYNHKTSVFTPAYGSMTNVRVNSTMTTLQVLTLLLNKFRVENGPSEFALYIIHESGERTKLKDSEYPLISRILHGPCEKIARIFLMEADLGEEVPHDVAQYIKFEMPVLDSFVEKLKEEEEREIIKLTMKFQALRLTMLQRLEQLVEAK, translated from the exons ATGCACCTCTCCTCCGCCTCCTGGGCACCAGGACGCCC AAAGGAGCCACCTCTTCAGGATGGCAGAGTCACTGCCCAGGAACCAAGCGCTCAGGCCGGACCCAGGGAGGAGAGTTCCAGAGACAGCTCAG AGCCCATGGAGGAGGACGAGGAGACCCCACAGCTTATGCGGACCAAGAGCGATGCAGCCTGTGTGATCCAGAGGCGGCCCAGGTGCCGCGCCCCCGGTGAGGCCCAGAGGATCCGGCGACATCGGTTCTCTATCAACGGGCACTTTTACAACCACAAG ACCTCCGTGTTTACTCCCGCCTATGGGTCCATGACCAACGTGAGAGTCAACAGCACCATGACCACCCTGCAGGTGCTCACCCTGCTGCTGAACAAGTTCCGA GTGGAAAATGGTCCCAGTGAGTTTGCACTCTACATCATTCACGAGTCTGGGG AGAGGACAAAATTAAAAGACTCTGAGTACCCGCTGATTTCCAGAATCCTGCACGGGCCCTGTGAGAAGATCGCCAGGATATTCCTGATGGAAGCTGACTTGGGCGAGGAAGTCCCCCACGAT GTCGCTCAGTACATTAAGTTTGAAATGCCGGTGCTGGACAGTTTtgttgaaaaattaaaagaagaggaggaaagagaaataatcaAACTGACCATGAA GTTCCAAGCCCTGCGTCTGACGATGCTACAGCGCCTGGAGCAGCTGGTGGAGGCCAAGTAG